One Coccinella septempunctata chromosome 8, icCocSept1.1, whole genome shotgun sequence genomic window carries:
- the LOC123318488 gene encoding uncharacterized protein LOC123318488, giving the protein MSDSDFLERLDEELGLVEPLKDQEPESPPRPVPLPLGALKAFGRPKPNTSSAVTDRSTSSPRKQELQQAAVPAQRRNAMEVDFPTEKRNKQDKRYFINKGKISKQPDNRQHDIHRHNNRPDNRQITTKIPARVRTVGTMGPNVYLELRHNMCWRCGQGEHSRAHCTGTPILFCSSCGLLGTLTRNCTCQSHHRQREAAVQCDIPSASTQSEPPRKKSNKVRMPTSRELALRACPRCRELREAKDNSKEKSRTTEARH; this is encoded by the coding sequence ATGAGCGACTCAGACTTTCTGGAACGACTGGACGAGGAGCTGGGTCTTGTCGAGCCACTAAAAGACCAGGAACCGGAATCTCCTCCCCGTCCTGTGCCGTTGCCGTTGGGGGCACTCAAAGCATTTGGTCGCCCCAAGCCAAACACCTCTTCCGCTGTCACCGACCGTTCCACATCATCACCCAGGAAGCAGGAACTACAACAGGCGGCTGTTCCGGCTCAGAGGCGGAATGCAATGGAAGTAGACTTTCCAACTGAAAAGAGAAATAAGCAAGATAAacgttatttcataaacaagggGAAGATTTCCAAACAACCGGATAATCGTCAACATGATATCCACCGACACAACAACCGTCCAGATAACCGTCAAATAACAACCAAGATTCCAGCCCGAGTACGTACAGTTGGCACAATGGGGCCCAATGTCTACTTAGAACTTCGCCATAATATGTGTTGGAGATGTGGCCAAGGGGAGCACAGTCGAGCACACTGCACCGGTACCCCGATTCTCTTCTGCAGCAGTTGCGGCCTGCTAGGTACATTAACCAGGAATTGTACTTGTCAGTCTCATCACCGTCAACGCGAGGCTGCCGTCCAATGCGATATCCCCAGCGCATCCACCCAATCCGAACCGCCCCGGAAGAAATCGAACAAGGTCCGTATGCcaaccagtagggagttagccctccgtgcctgtccaagatgTCGAGAACTCCGTGAGGCCAAGGACAATAGCAAGGAGAAATCACGTACAACTGAAGCCCGTCACTAA